The following proteins are co-located in the Paraburkholderia phytofirmans PsJN genome:
- the hslO gene encoding Hsp33 family molecular chaperone HslO codes for MSDQLQKFMFSAAPVRGEIVSLRNTWQEVLTRRDYPAPVRTVLGEMMAACALLSANLKFDGTLIMQIFGDGPVKMLVVQCGSDLSMRATAKLSGEAANVIGETASMVDLLNASGHGRCVITLDPASKQPGQQPYQSIVPLSGVDGPLNSMAEVLEHYMHHSEQLDTRLWLAANTERAVGMLLQKLPGDGGIVPHPGDLDADTWERVCTLGGTMSQDELLKEEPETIFRRLFWQENVQHFEPATARFECTCSREKVGGMLKMLGREEVDGVLEERGHVEIHCEFCNQRYEFDPVDVAQLFVAEALSQGVTPAAEQRH; via the coding sequence GTGAGCGACCAGTTGCAAAAATTCATGTTCAGCGCGGCGCCGGTGCGCGGCGAGATCGTTTCCCTGCGCAACACCTGGCAGGAAGTGCTGACGCGCCGCGACTATCCGGCGCCGGTGCGCACGGTTCTGGGCGAAATGATGGCGGCGTGCGCGCTGCTGTCGGCGAATCTCAAGTTCGACGGCACGCTCATCATGCAGATTTTCGGCGACGGCCCGGTCAAGATGCTGGTGGTGCAATGCGGCTCCGATCTGTCGATGCGCGCCACCGCCAAGCTGTCGGGCGAAGCGGCTAACGTTATCGGCGAGACGGCCAGCATGGTCGACCTGCTGAACGCGAGCGGCCATGGCCGCTGTGTGATCACGCTCGACCCGGCCAGCAAGCAGCCCGGTCAGCAGCCGTATCAAAGTATCGTGCCGTTGTCGGGTGTGGACGGCCCGCTCAACTCGATGGCCGAAGTGCTCGAGCATTACATGCATCATTCTGAGCAGCTCGACACGCGCCTGTGGCTCGCCGCGAACACCGAGCGCGCGGTCGGCATGCTGCTGCAAAAACTGCCGGGCGACGGCGGCATCGTGCCTCATCCGGGCGATCTGGACGCGGATACGTGGGAGCGCGTCTGCACGCTGGGCGGCACGATGTCGCAAGACGAGCTGCTGAAGGAAGAACCGGAAACGATCTTCCGGCGCCTCTTCTGGCAGGAAAACGTCCAGCATTTCGAACCGGCCACGGCGCGCTTCGAGTGCACGTGTTCGCGCGAAAAAGTCGGCGGCATGCTGAAGATGCTGGGCCGCGAGGAAGTCGACGGCGTGCTCGAAGAGCGCGGCCATGTCGAGATTCATTGCGAGTTCTGCAATCAGCGTTACGAGTTCGATCCGGTCGACGTGGCGCAACTTTTCGTCGCCGAAGCGCTCTCACAAGGTGTGACGCCCGCGGCTGAACAGCGGCACTGA
- the ftsB gene encoding cell division protein FtsB, with the protein MRLVTAVLIVLLALIQYPLWWGHGGWLRVHELQQQLAQQVQKNADSKLRNERIQGEVQDLQNGTAAVEERARYEMGMVKDGEVFVQFVSPNAPLPSANTPSVTTSTRGEMSAAPLHVVPNPESRAKPDRKHGSKAAAAKDKKPAH; encoded by the coding sequence ATGCGGCTTGTCACTGCTGTCCTGATCGTTCTACTGGCGCTGATCCAGTACCCGCTCTGGTGGGGGCACGGCGGCTGGTTGCGCGTGCACGAGTTGCAGCAGCAACTCGCGCAGCAGGTGCAAAAGAACGCCGATTCGAAACTGCGCAACGAACGCATTCAAGGCGAAGTGCAGGATTTGCAGAACGGCACGGCCGCTGTCGAAGAGCGCGCGCGTTATGAAATGGGCATGGTGAAGGACGGCGAAGTGTTCGTGCAGTTCGTCTCGCCGAACGCGCCGTTGCCGTCGGCGAATACACCTTCGGTCACGACCTCCACACGGGGCGAGATGTCGGCGGCACCGCTGCATGTGGTGCCGAATCCGGAGTCGCGCGCGAAGCCGGATCGCAAGCATGGTAGTAAGGCGGCTGCTGCGAAAGACAAGAAGCCTGCGCACTGA
- a CDS encoding CTP synthase: MTKYVFVTGGVVSSLGKGIAAASLAAILESRGLKVTLLKLDPYINVDPGTMSPFQHGEVFVTEDGAETDLDLGHYERFISTKMRKANNFTTGQIYESVIRKERRGDYLGKTVQVIPHITNEIQAFIERGAASATCGEPDVAIVEVGGTVGDIESLPFLEAARQMSLRMGRNSACFVHLTLVPWVATAGELKTKPTQHSVQKLREIGISPHVLLCRADRRIPDDERAKISMFSNVPEDAVISVWDADSIYKIPQMLHDQGLDAIICEELKLTPHAADLSMWSDLVEKLEHPKHEVTIGMVGKYVDLTESYKSLIEALRHASMHTSTKVNIEYIDSEEVETQGVESLKHLDAVLVPGGFGRRGTEGKIAAIRYAREAKVPYLGICLGMQLAVIEFARDVVGLKDANSTEFDQETPNRVVALITEWYDREGRVEKRTEESDLGGTMRLGSQRCPIKPGTMAEEIYGKDVNERHRHRYEVNNRFVPQLEAGGLIISARTPSEDLPEMMELPRSMHPWFVGVQFHPEFTSTPRDGHPLFKSFVEAALAHHEAQAPVAVGEKA, from the coding sequence ATGACCAAATATGTTTTCGTCACCGGCGGCGTAGTATCTTCCCTCGGCAAGGGTATTGCCGCCGCTTCCCTCGCCGCGATCCTCGAATCGCGCGGTCTTAAAGTCACCCTCCTCAAGCTCGATCCCTACATCAATGTCGACCCCGGCACGATGAGTCCGTTTCAACACGGCGAAGTGTTCGTGACGGAAGACGGAGCGGAGACTGACCTCGACCTCGGCCACTATGAGCGCTTCATTAGCACGAAGATGCGCAAGGCCAATAACTTCACCACAGGCCAGATTTACGAATCGGTGATCCGCAAGGAACGCCGCGGCGACTATCTCGGCAAGACGGTGCAGGTCATCCCGCACATCACGAATGAAATCCAGGCGTTCATCGAACGCGGCGCGGCTTCCGCGACGTGCGGTGAGCCGGACGTCGCCATCGTCGAAGTGGGCGGCACCGTGGGCGACATCGAATCGCTGCCGTTCCTCGAAGCAGCCCGTCAAATGAGCCTGCGCATGGGCCGCAACAGCGCGTGCTTCGTGCACCTCACGCTGGTGCCCTGGGTCGCGACGGCTGGCGAACTGAAAACCAAGCCCACGCAGCACAGCGTGCAGAAGCTGCGCGAAATCGGTATTTCGCCGCACGTGCTGCTGTGCCGCGCCGACCGCCGCATTCCGGACGACGAGCGCGCAAAGATTTCCATGTTCTCGAACGTACCGGAAGACGCCGTGATCTCCGTATGGGACGCGGACAGCATCTACAAGATTCCGCAGATGCTGCACGATCAAGGTCTGGACGCGATCATCTGCGAAGAGCTCAAGCTCACGCCGCATGCCGCGGATCTGTCCATGTGGTCCGACCTCGTCGAGAAGCTGGAGCATCCGAAGCACGAAGTCACGATCGGCATGGTCGGCAAGTATGTCGATCTGACCGAGTCGTACAAGTCGCTGATCGAAGCGCTGCGCCACGCGTCGATGCATACGTCGACCAAGGTCAACATCGAATACATCGATTCGGAAGAGGTCGAGACGCAAGGCGTCGAAAGCCTCAAGCATCTGGACGCCGTGCTCGTGCCGGGCGGCTTCGGCCGTCGCGGCACCGAAGGCAAGATCGCCGCGATCCGCTATGCGCGCGAAGCGAAGGTGCCGTATCTCGGCATCTGCCTCGGCATGCAACTCGCCGTCATCGAATTCGCCCGCGACGTGGTCGGTCTGAAAGACGCGAACAGCACCGAGTTCGATCAGGAAACGCCCAACCGCGTGGTCGCGCTGATCACCGAGTGGTATGACCGCGAAGGCCGCGTCGAAAAGCGCACGGAAGAGTCGGATCTGGGCGGCACGATGCGCCTCGGTTCGCAGCGTTGCCCGATCAAGCCCGGCACCATGGCCGAAGAGATTTATGGCAAGGACGTGAACGAACGCCATCGCCACCGTTATGAAGTCAATAACCGCTTCGTGCCCCAACTCGAAGCCGGCGGCCTTATCATCAGCGCCCGTACTCCGAGCGAAGATCTGCCGGAAATGATGGAATTGCCGCGCAGCATGCACCCGTGGTTCGTCGGCGTACAGTTCCACCCGGAATTCACGTCCACGCCGCGCGACGGGCATCCGCTGTTCAAGTCGTTCGTCGAAGCGGCGCTCGCGCATCACGAGGCGCAAGCGCCGGTCGCAGTCGGGGAGAAAGCATGA
- the kdsA gene encoding 3-deoxy-8-phosphooctulonate synthase, whose protein sequence is MKLGDFEIGLDKPFFLIAGTCVVESEQMTIDVAGRLKEICAKLNIPFIYKSSYDKANRSSGKSFRGLGMDEGLRILSEVKRQLGLPVLTDVHAEHEIEQVASVVDVLQTPAFLCRQTDFIHACARSGKPVNIKKGQFLAPGDMKNVIDKARDAAREAGLSEDRFMACERGVSFGYNNLVSDMRSLAIMRETNAPVVFDATHSVQLPGGQGTSSGGQREFVPVLARAAVAVGVSGLFMETHPNPAEARSDGPNAVPLHRMADLLETLVTLDQAVKRAPFLESNFN, encoded by the coding sequence ATGAAACTGGGCGATTTCGAAATCGGGCTCGACAAGCCGTTTTTCCTGATCGCAGGCACCTGTGTAGTCGAATCGGAGCAGATGACGATCGACGTCGCGGGCCGGCTGAAGGAAATCTGCGCGAAGCTGAACATTCCGTTCATCTACAAATCGTCGTACGACAAGGCCAACCGCAGCAGCGGCAAATCGTTCCGCGGTCTGGGCATGGACGAAGGTTTGCGGATTCTGTCGGAAGTGAAGCGCCAGCTCGGTCTGCCAGTGCTGACCGACGTTCACGCCGAGCACGAAATCGAGCAGGTTGCCTCGGTGGTCGACGTGTTGCAAACGCCGGCTTTCCTGTGCCGTCAAACGGACTTCATTCACGCATGCGCGCGTTCGGGCAAACCGGTCAACATCAAGAAAGGCCAGTTTCTTGCACCGGGCGACATGAAGAACGTGATCGACAAAGCGCGCGATGCCGCGCGCGAAGCAGGTTTGTCGGAAGACCGCTTCATGGCGTGCGAGCGCGGCGTGTCGTTCGGTTATAACAATCTCGTGTCGGACATGCGTTCGCTTGCGATCATGCGCGAAACCAACGCGCCGGTCGTGTTCGACGCCACTCACTCGGTGCAGTTGCCGGGCGGGCAGGGCACGAGCTCGGGCGGTCAGCGCGAATTCGTGCCGGTGCTGGCGCGTGCCGCGGTGGCGGTGGGCGTGTCGGGGCTCTTCATGGAAACGCACCCGAATCCGGCTGAAGCCAGGTCGGACGGTCCGAACGCCGTGCCGCTGCATCGCATGGCCGATCTGCTCGAGACGCTGGTTACGCTCGACCAGGCCGTCAAGCGCGCGCCGTTTCTCGAAAGCAATTTCAACTGA
- a CDS encoding 3',5'-nucleoside bisphosphate phosphatase, with the protein MNADLHCHSTVSDGQFAPADVARRAHAGGVTLWALTDHDELGGQLEARSTAESLGMDYLSGVEISVTWASRTVHIVGLGIDPTSSILIDGLARTRNGRAARAEAIGEQLATLGIPDAYQGALKYVSNPDMISRTHFARFMVESGYASSTQEVFSRFLGDGKPGYVAHRWAKLADAVGWIQAAGGEAIIAHPGRYAYSPVEFDAFFAEFIDLGGKAIEVVTGSHTPDQYREYADVARRFGFEASRGSDFHAPGEGRVDLGTLPPLPADLKPVWERWL; encoded by the coding sequence ATGAACGCCGACCTCCACTGTCACTCCACCGTTTCCGACGGCCAGTTCGCGCCGGCCGACGTCGCGCGCCGCGCGCATGCGGGCGGCGTGACGCTGTGGGCGCTGACCGATCACGACGAACTGGGCGGCCAGCTCGAAGCGCGAAGCACCGCCGAATCGCTCGGCATGGACTATCTGAGCGGCGTCGAGATTTCGGTGACCTGGGCTTCGCGCACGGTGCATATCGTCGGGCTGGGCATCGATCCGACCAGTTCGATCCTGATCGACGGCCTCGCGCGTACGCGCAACGGCCGCGCCGCGCGGGCGGAAGCGATCGGCGAGCAACTCGCCACGCTCGGCATTCCTGACGCCTATCAGGGCGCGCTGAAATATGTATCGAATCCGGACATGATTTCGCGCACCCATTTCGCGCGCTTCATGGTGGAAAGCGGCTACGCCAGTTCCACGCAGGAGGTGTTCAGCCGCTTTCTCGGCGACGGCAAACCGGGCTACGTAGCGCACCGCTGGGCCAAACTGGCCGACGCGGTCGGCTGGATCCAGGCCGCCGGCGGTGAAGCGATCATTGCACATCCGGGCCGCTACGCTTATTCGCCAGTCGAATTCGACGCATTTTTCGCCGAATTCATCGATCTCGGCGGCAAAGCGATCGAGGTGGTGACGGGCAGCCACACGCCAGATCAGTACCGCGAATACGCCGATGTCGCGCGCCGTTTCGGTTTCGAGGCGTCGCGCGGGTCCGACTTCCACGCACCCGGCGAAGGCCGCGTCGATCTCGGCACGCTGCCGCCGCTGCCCGCCGATCTCAAACCCGTCTGGGAACGCTGGCTGTGA
- a CDS encoding ferritin-like domain-containing protein, whose amino-acid sequence MMSAAPSAPSAPSAPSAPSISPDPPAADPPRQGPCARTAALAALREADPAAKAAAARALYAAVLDGSMACAAHAELAEPSGLPGRPARPDLVDPRGLKRRSMQAPQGRAVLLHALAHIEFNAINLALDAVWRFAGMPAAFYTDWLKVAAEEAYHFSLLSARLAEYGHVYGDFPAHDGLWDMCERTRGDVLARMALVPRTLEARGLDASPPIRARLLQAGDQASAAILDVILRDEIGHVLIGNRWFRHLCDVGGLDPHQTYTRLADQYHAPKLRGPFNFEARRDAGFDEAELAALAGLDAQEAAPPPAGD is encoded by the coding sequence ATGATGTCCGCCGCACCGTCCGCACCGTCCGCACCGTCCGCACCGTCCGCACCGTCCATTTCGCCGGATCCACCGGCCGCTGATCCCCCGCGCCAAGGCCCTTGCGCGCGCACCGCAGCGCTCGCCGCATTGCGCGAAGCCGATCCGGCCGCCAAGGCCGCTGCCGCTCGCGCGCTCTACGCCGCGGTGCTCGACGGCAGCATGGCATGCGCCGCTCACGCCGAACTCGCCGAACCGTCCGGCCTGCCGGGCCGTCCCGCGCGCCCCGACCTGGTCGATCCGCGCGGTCTGAAGCGGCGCAGCATGCAAGCGCCACAAGGTCGCGCGGTTCTGCTGCACGCGCTCGCGCACATCGAATTCAACGCCATCAATCTCGCCCTCGACGCGGTCTGGCGCTTCGCCGGCATGCCCGCCGCGTTCTACACCGACTGGCTCAAGGTCGCCGCCGAAGAGGCCTACCACTTCTCGTTGCTGAGCGCGCGCCTCGCGGAGTACGGCCACGTGTACGGCGATTTTCCCGCCCACGACGGCCTGTGGGACATGTGCGAGCGTACGCGCGGCGACGTGCTGGCGCGCATGGCGCTGGTGCCGCGCACGCTCGAAGCGCGCGGCCTCGACGCCTCGCCGCCGATCCGCGCGCGTCTGCTGCAGGCGGGTGATCAGGCGTCGGCGGCGATCCTCGACGTGATCCTGCGCGACGAAATCGGCCACGTGCTGATCGGCAACCGCTGGTTCCGCCATCTGTGCGACGTCGGCGGCCTCGACCCTCACCAGACTTACACGCGCCTCGCCGACCAGTATCACGCACCGAAATTACGCGGTCCGTTCAATTTCGAGGCGCGCCGCGACGCCGGTTTCGACGAAGCCGAACTGGCCGCGCTGGCGGGCCTGGACGCGCAGGAAGCGGCGCCACCGCCCGCGGGCGACTGA
- the eno gene encoding phosphopyruvate hydratase: MSAIVDIIGREILDSRGNPTVECDVLLESGTMGRAAVPSGASTGSREAIELRDGETGRYGGKGVLKAVEHINTEISEAIMGLDASEQAFLDKTLLELDGTDNKSRLGANAMLAVSMAVAKAAAEEAGLPLYRYFGGSGAMQLPVPMMNIVNGGAHANNSLDIQEFMIVPVSQPTFREALRCGAEVFHALKKILSDRGMSTAVGDEGGFAPNFGSNDECLSTILQAIEKAGYRAGEDVLLALDCAASEFYHDGKYQLAGEGLQLSSTEFADYLANLADKFPIVSIEDGMHESDWAGWKTLTDKLGKKVQLVGDDLFVTNTRILKEGIEKGIANSILIKINQIGTLTETFAAIEMAKRAGYTAVISHRSGETEDSTIADIAVGLNAGQIKTGSLSRSDRISKYNQLLRIEEDLGDIASYPGKSAFYNLR, encoded by the coding sequence ATGAGTGCTATCGTAGATATCATCGGTCGAGAGATTCTCGATTCGCGAGGCAACCCCACCGTCGAATGCGACGTGCTGCTCGAGTCGGGCACGATGGGCCGCGCCGCGGTGCCGTCGGGCGCATCGACGGGTTCGCGTGAAGCAATCGAACTGCGCGACGGCGAAACCGGCCGTTACGGCGGCAAGGGCGTGCTGAAGGCTGTCGAGCACATCAACACCGAAATCTCCGAAGCGATCATGGGCCTCGACGCTTCCGAGCAGGCTTTCCTCGACAAGACCCTGCTGGAACTCGACGGCACGGACAACAAGTCGCGCCTCGGCGCGAACGCGATGCTGGCTGTTTCCATGGCCGTCGCAAAAGCTGCCGCTGAAGAAGCCGGCCTGCCGCTGTACCGCTACTTCGGCGGCTCGGGCGCGATGCAACTGCCGGTGCCGATGATGAACATCGTCAACGGCGGCGCGCACGCCAACAACAGCCTGGACATTCAGGAATTCATGATCGTGCCGGTTAGCCAGCCGACCTTCCGCGAAGCACTGCGCTGCGGCGCCGAAGTGTTCCACGCGCTGAAGAAGATCCTGTCGGATCGCGGCATGAGCACGGCAGTGGGCGACGAAGGCGGCTTCGCGCCGAACTTCGGCAGCAACGACGAATGCCTGTCGACTATCCTGCAAGCCATCGAGAAAGCCGGCTACCGCGCCGGTGAAGACGTGCTGCTCGCGCTCGACTGCGCAGCCAGCGAGTTCTACCACGACGGCAAGTACCAGCTGGCCGGTGAAGGCCTGCAACTGTCGTCGACGGAATTCGCGGACTATCTCGCGAACCTGGCCGACAAGTTCCCGATCGTCTCGATCGAAGACGGCATGCACGAAAGCGACTGGGCCGGCTGGAAGACTCTGACCGACAAGCTCGGCAAGAAGGTGCAACTGGTAGGCGACGACCTGTTCGTCACCAACACGCGCATCCTGAAGGAAGGCATCGAGAAGGGTATCGCCAACTCGATCCTGATCAAGATCAACCAGATCGGTACGCTGACGGAAACTTTCGCGGCGATCGAAATGGCCAAGCGCGCCGGCTACACCGCCGTGATCTCGCACCGCTCGGGCGAAACCGAAGATTCGACGATCGCGGATATCGCGGTCGGCCTGAACGCCGGTCAGATCAAGACGGGTTCGCTGTCGCGTTCGGACCGCATCTCGAAGTACAACCAGTTGCTGCGCATCGAAGAAGACCTCGGTGATATCGCCAGCTACCCGGGCAAGTCGGCGTTCTACAATCTGCGCTAA
- a CDS encoding alpha/beta fold hydrolase, producing MNTSQSEFVAVRGIRLHVRRWGNPDAPMLFMLHGWMDVAASFQFVVDALGGDWQVLAPDMRGFGLSDWPVAEHGGGNYWIQDYLADLDALLDHYAPTGEVNLVGHSMGANIACVYAGVRPERVRRVVDLEGFGLAPSHSAQAPKRLRNWLDELRDPPQLKRYASLDDVAARLIKTNPRLDPQRAQFLAQHWSKPDGEGRFMLLADPAHKLRGPALYRLDEVMATWRKVSAKVLHVEAANSPTLVQIAGEIPLDEFKARFQAFPDWREKIIEGAGHMVHHDQPEQVAALIEGFCA from the coding sequence ATGAACACTTCCCAGTCTGAATTCGTTGCCGTGCGCGGCATCCGTCTGCATGTGCGGCGTTGGGGCAATCCGGATGCGCCGATGCTTTTCATGCTGCACGGCTGGATGGACGTGGCCGCGTCGTTCCAGTTCGTCGTCGATGCGCTGGGCGGCGACTGGCAGGTCCTGGCGCCGGACATGCGCGGTTTCGGTCTGTCGGACTGGCCGGTGGCCGAGCACGGCGGCGGCAACTATTGGATTCAGGACTATCTGGCCGATCTCGACGCCTTGCTCGACCACTACGCGCCGACCGGCGAAGTGAATCTGGTCGGCCACAGCATGGGGGCAAACATCGCCTGCGTGTACGCGGGTGTGCGGCCGGAGCGGGTGCGGCGGGTAGTCGATCTGGAAGGCTTCGGTCTTGCGCCGTCGCACTCGGCGCAAGCGCCTAAGCGTCTGCGCAACTGGCTCGACGAATTGCGCGATCCGCCGCAATTGAAGCGCTACGCGTCGCTCGACGACGTCGCCGCGCGCCTGATCAAGACCAATCCGCGGCTCGACCCGCAGCGCGCGCAGTTTCTCGCCCAGCATTGGTCGAAGCCGGACGGCGAAGGGCGCTTCATGCTGCTCGCCGATCCCGCGCACAAGCTGCGCGGGCCGGCGCTGTACCGTCTCGACGAAGTGATGGCGACCTGGCGTAAGGTAAGCGCAAAGGTGTTGCACGTGGAGGCGGCCAACTCGCCAACGCTCGTGCAGATTGCTGGCGAAATTCCGCTCGACGAATTCAAGGCGCGCTTTCAGGCGTTCCCGGACTGGCGCGAGAAGATCATCGAGGGAGCGGGGCACATGGTGCATCACGACCAGCCGGAGCAGGTGGCCGCGCTGATCGAGGGATTCTGCGCGTAG
- a CDS encoding gamma carbonic anhydrase family protein: MTIYKLGEAAPTIHESVFVADSASIIGNVTLEENASVWFGATIRGDNEPITIGAGSNVQENSVLHTDPGFPLTIEPNVTVGHQVMLHGCTIKEGSLIGIQAVVLNGAVIGRNCLVGAGAVVTEGKVFPDNSLILGAPAKVVRELTETDIANMQRGAATYAERREYYKAQLVRIG; encoded by the coding sequence GTGACCATCTACAAGCTTGGCGAGGCCGCCCCGACCATCCATGAAAGCGTCTTTGTCGCGGATTCGGCGAGCATCATCGGCAACGTGACGCTCGAGGAGAACGCCAGCGTCTGGTTCGGCGCAACGATTCGCGGCGACAACGAGCCGATCACCATCGGCGCCGGTAGCAACGTGCAGGAAAATTCCGTGCTGCACACCGATCCGGGTTTTCCGCTCACGATCGAGCCGAATGTGACAGTCGGCCATCAGGTCATGCTGCACGGCTGCACGATCAAGGAAGGTTCGTTGATCGGAATTCAGGCCGTGGTCTTGAATGGAGCGGTAATCGGCCGCAACTGTCTGGTCGGAGCGGGCGCCGTCGTCACCGAAGGCAAGGTCTTTCCCGACAATTCGCTGATTCTCGGCGCGCCCGCCAAGGTGGTGCGCGAACTGACCGAGACGGATATCGCCAACATGCAACGCGGCGCGGCAACTTATGCCGAGCGCCGCGAATATTACAAGGCGCAGCTCGTGCGCATCGGCTAA
- a CDS encoding L-threonylcarbamoyladenylate synthase: MSQYFRLHPDNPQPRLVKQAVQIINDGGVVALPTDSSYALACHLDDKDAVERLRRIRGLDEKQLLSLLVRDLSELANFAMVDNRQYRLIKSVTPGPYVFVLQATKEVPRRLSHPSRKTIGLRVPDHAITLAILEELGQPLLGSTLIMPGETQPLNDPEEIRERLEKQLDLVIDSGPCVCEPSTVIDLTGAEPVLVRPGRGSLAPFGLAETA, translated from the coding sequence ATGTCCCAATACTTCCGGCTTCATCCTGATAACCCGCAGCCGCGCCTCGTCAAGCAGGCCGTGCAGATCATCAACGATGGCGGCGTGGTCGCGTTGCCGACGGACTCGAGCTACGCACTCGCCTGCCATCTGGACGACAAGGACGCGGTCGAGCGTCTGCGGCGCATTCGCGGACTCGACGAGAAGCAATTGCTGTCGCTGCTGGTGCGCGACCTGTCGGAGCTCGCCAATTTCGCGATGGTGGACAACCGCCAATACCGGCTGATCAAATCGGTGACGCCGGGCCCGTATGTGTTCGTTTTGCAAGCCACCAAGGAAGTGCCGCGGCGCCTGTCGCATCCCTCGCGCAAGACCATCGGTCTGCGCGTGCCGGACCACGCGATCACGCTGGCGATTCTCGAAGAACTCGGCCAGCCGCTGCTCGGCTCGACGCTGATCATGCCGGGCGAAACCCAGCCGTTGAACGACCCGGAGGAAATCCGCGAGCGCCTCGAGAAGCAACTGGATCTGGTGATCGACAGCGGTCCGTGCGTGTGCGAACCGTCCACGGTGATCGATCTGACCGGCGCGGAACCGGTGCTGGTGCGGCCGGGGCGCGGTTCTCTCGCACCGTTCGGCCTCGCAGAGACGGCATGA